One window of Nymphaea colorata isolate Beijing-Zhang1983 chromosome 1, ASM883128v2, whole genome shotgun sequence genomic DNA carries:
- the LOC116261553 gene encoding alcohol dehydrogenase 3-like gives MATAGQVIRCKAAVAWEAGKPLVMEEVEVAPPQAMEVRVKILFTSLCHTDVFFWDCKTQKPLFPRILGHEAGGIVESVGQGVTELKPGDHVLPVFTGECGECAHCKSEESNMCDLLRINTDRGVMLADGKSRFSIKGQPIYHFVGTSTFSEYTVVHVGCLAKVNPEAPLDKICVLSCGISTGFGATVNVAKPKRGQSVAVFGLGAVGLAACEGARVSGASRIIGIDLNPNRFEEAKKFGCTEFLNPKDYDRPIQQVIAELTNGGVDRSVECTGHIDAMISAFECVHDGWGVAVLVGVPHKDAVFKTHPMNFLNEKTLKGTFYGNYKPRSDIPGVVELYMKKELELDKFCTHRVSFKDINKAFDLMLSGQGIRCIISMED, from the exons ATGGCTACTGCTGGTCAGGTGATCCGATGCAAAG CTGCTGTTGCATGGGAGGCAGGCAAGCCGTTGGTGATGGAAGAGGTGGAGGTTGCTCCGCCTCAGGCCATGGAAGTTAGAGTGAAGATCCTCTTTACCTCTCTATGTCACACTGACGTTTTCTTCTGGGACTGCAAG ACCCAGAAGCCTTTGTTCCCTAGGATCCTTGGACACGAGGCCGGAGG GATTGTCGAGAGTGTTGGTCAAGGTGTGACAGAGCTTAAGCCTGGTGATCATGTTCTCCCTGTCTTCACCGGTGAATGTGGGGAATGTGCTCACTGCAAATCAGAAGAGAGCAACATGTGTGATCTCCTTAGGATCAACACAGACAGGGGAGTGATGCTTGCTGATGGGAAATCAAGGTTCTCCATTAAGGGGCAACCCATCTACCACTTTGTGGGTACCTCCACTTTCAGTGAGTACACAGTTGTGCACGTGGGTTGTCTTGCTAAAGTTAACCCAGAGGCACCTCTTGACAAGATTTGTGTCCTTAGCTGTGGAATTTCAACAG GATTTGGTGCTACTGTTAATGTTGCTAAACCAAAAAGAGGTCAATCCGTAGCTGTTTTCGGATTGGGTGCTGTGGGCCTTGCt GCTTGTGAAGGTGCAAGAGTTTCAGGTGCGTCAAGGATCATTGGGATTGATCTGAACCCCAACAGGTTCGAAGAAG CAAAGAAATTTGGTTGCACAGAGTTTTTGAACCCCAAGGACTATGACAGACCTATTCAACAG GTGATTGCTGAGTTGACAAATGGAGGTGTCGACAGGAGTGTCGAGTGTACAGGACACATTGATGCGATGATATCAGCTTTTGAATGTGTCCATGAT GGATGGGGCGTGGCTGTCCTGGTTGGTGTCCCTCACAAAGATGCAGTGTTCAAGACACACCCCATGAACTTCTTGAACGAGAAAACTCTGAAAGGAACATTCTACGGAAACTACAAGCCTCGCAGCGACATTCCCGGGGTTGTGGAATTATACATGAAGAAg GAGCTCGAGTTGGACAAATTCTGCACTCACCGCGTTTCATTCAAGGACATCAACAAGGCCTTTGATTTGATGCTCAGCGGTCAAGGCATTCGCTGCATCATCAGCATGGAGGATTAG